Proteins from a genomic interval of Pelagibaculum spongiae:
- a CDS encoding DUF2835 family protein — MLSVVVDLAISPEEYQRYYLSPHISVRARSIDGRSISFPASVLQHCVSYNGIHGRFRIEFSSQGKFMSVVKLG, encoded by the coding sequence ATGCTGAGCGTTGTTGTTGATCTGGCGATTTCGCCAGAAGAATACCAGCGCTACTATCTGAGCCCGCACATTAGTGTGCGGGCCAGAAGTATCGATGGCCGCTCCATATCATTCCCCGCCAGTGTGCTCCAGCACTGCGTCTCCTACAACGGCATCCATGGCCGTTTTCGTATTGAATTCTCTAGCCAGGGCAAGTTTATGTCGGTGGTAAAGTTGGGTTGA
- a CDS encoding glycosyltransferase: protein MAVTINDGRIKLMLAILRAELSPLGVLDEEPAKSAFSFSNAGIASLAYVYFGFESLFRNDAENAKKDLGRFYIISQSDVHKVFCEYLINLKVSDKIIAKAAFSRAFYQMVDLFFPVIEKRGSHFTKGEACTHRVWIGRPPNENLMTFVCAANRQIENNWEPKAKIKHIIWTDVKKLINGAYCLHDTVALDYRELLVFDKKDEESVSWSSISFYCQSLIDNKKYAHAADILRLLALYKFGGLYLDFEFSCPGPVEKESRRGFKYRELKHQKFTPSADKISVVDTDVSIGLHLHLGLLFGLNTLQQSSAMADHMSLLSVENTLMYVGRRQSVFIRKALSFISEVAKSKSIQFFAKPTRYPNSLYQKEDLHELLDFYPLHHAFIQTGCIQRWNIRLSGEVNNLSWQVTPLMGSANYIKTEPDYHRLILPYDHMGSSGYCSNIFNVPDLGVAKGLQNSWKSKQGFSHEI from the coding sequence ATGGCGGTTACTATCAATGATGGCAGAATAAAGTTGATGTTGGCGATATTAAGGGCTGAACTCAGTCCTTTGGGTGTGTTGGATGAAGAGCCTGCAAAGAGTGCGTTCTCATTTAGTAACGCAGGAATTGCCAGTCTTGCTTATGTTTATTTTGGCTTTGAATCACTTTTTCGCAACGATGCTGAAAATGCTAAAAAAGATTTGGGTAGATTTTATATAATCAGCCAGTCAGATGTTCATAAAGTATTTTGTGAGTATCTGATTAATTTGAAAGTCTCTGATAAAATAATCGCAAAAGCGGCATTTTCTAGAGCATTCTATCAAATGGTTGATTTGTTTTTTCCTGTAATTGAAAAGAGGGGATCACATTTTACGAAGGGTGAAGCTTGTACTCATAGAGTCTGGATAGGGAGGCCTCCGAATGAAAATTTAATGACTTTTGTTTGTGCTGCGAATAGGCAAATTGAAAACAATTGGGAGCCAAAAGCAAAAATAAAACATATTATTTGGACGGATGTTAAAAAGTTAATTAACGGTGCGTATTGTCTTCATGACACAGTGGCGCTGGATTATCGAGAATTGCTTGTTTTTGACAAAAAAGATGAAGAAAGTGTTTCTTGGTCAAGTATTTCATTTTATTGTCAGAGTTTAATTGATAATAAAAAATATGCTCATGCAGCAGATATTCTAAGATTGCTAGCATTATATAAGTTTGGCGGTCTTTATCTTGACTTTGAATTTTCTTGCCCAGGTCCTGTCGAAAAAGAAAGCAGGAGAGGATTTAAATATAGAGAATTGAAACACCAAAAATTTACCCCTTCAGCAGACAAAATTTCAGTAGTAGATACAGATGTGAGCATAGGGCTTCATTTACACTTAGGTTTGTTATTTGGCTTGAATACACTTCAACAATCATCTGCTATGGCAGATCATATGAGTCTATTGTCAGTTGAAAATACATTAATGTATGTAGGCAGGCGCCAGTCTGTGTTTATTCGAAAAGCATTGTCTTTTATTAGTGAGGTTGCGAAAAGCAAGAGTATACAATTTTTTGCAAAACCTACGCGTTACCCTAACAGCTTGTATCAAAAAGAAGACCTTCATGAATTGCTTGACTTTTACCCGCTTCACCACGCGTTTATACAAACGGGCTGTATTCAAAGATGGAACATTAGACTTTCGGGAGAGGTGAATAATCTTTCTTGGCAAGTGACTCCTCTGATGGGCAGTGCGAATTATATTAAGACAGAACCTGACTATCATCGCTTAATCTTGCCTTACGATCACATGGGTTCTTCGGGGTATTGCTCAAATATATTCAATGTTCCTGACTTGGGGGTTGCGAAGGGTTTGCAAAACTCTTGGAAGTCAAAACAAGGTTTTTCACATGAAATATAG
- a CDS encoding NAD-glutamate dehydrogenase, translating into MDSVIVQEHREKLRELIEQRNPSDRSSLLDRFLDLNYTLNTPEAFYQKQAEQSYAALLGLWRFVRKRGTNKNKSMLRVYNPDLEQHGWQSNHSVVEVLSDYRPFLVDSIKMAIKSCGLDIHLINYPLMQAKRSVRGQLLALDSANANASEDESLEMVLFIEVDRQESQLLLNMLEGAIRQVLLHVETSVNDWRPICDHVRQSIRQLATAQCSESHREESRSFLSWLLDNHFTFLGSIDYQWQGRGKQRQLKVNETSGLGILSAGLNPDLVTLCELPELPVADVDNKIRPETETLVTVCKSSALSKIHRPEFLDFLAVPIFNKSGKEIGERRLLGLFTSQAHQTPAERTPLLRRKIEAMLARAGCSSSEHLGRKLLNIVEKMPWDELFQMNDKVLFQHARQILLLQDCPAAKLLVRVDPWQRYVVCSVYTPREKYTTELRKKIQIILQKGFQGAECSFSTILTDSELARTRFVVQLNNRQLPEYDQDKMERQIIESAREWRDELHSALIEYSGEELGNVRWQQFAESFPVSYREAFSPAVAASDVEHISSLNEAHGISLSFYRQLEDPACQFRLKLFQSGLPMTLSDVLPILENLGLKVMDAHPYAISVETLEQSNSKANVKNKKQQTQVWIHDFVLSPVNGDKFQLDKVQKSFCSAFEKIWQGQAENDAFNALVVTAGLDWQQIALVRSYARYLRQINFSLSQSYIQAALNQYPAMVSRLIEIFELRFSPKKQNNKALDQKIDAFLSELESIESRDVDRIFRRYLALFQATLRCNFYRPKNHSERASLSFKLDPSKIPGMPLPRPMFEVFVYSARMEGLHLRGGMVARGGLRWSERPEDFRTEVLGLMKAQQVKNSVIVPAGAKGGFVIKNNSLAGAELRQEVEQCYSEFIRGLLDLTDNLIEGEVAPPEHVVCHDQDDSYLVVAADKGTATFSDLANQIASEYHFWLGDGFASGGSVGYDHKKMGITARGAWESVKRHFLEMGVNVQKTPFSVIGVGDMSGDVFGNGMLLSKNICLKAAFNHQHIFIDPMPNAASTFKERNRLFKAASGWGEYDQSLISEGGGIWSRQAKSIAVPEIVRQWLGIEQKRVEPNQLIQALLMAEVDLLWNGGIGTYVRASHESDAKVGDRVNDLLRVEAKSLRCKVIGEGGNLGLTQAARIEFAEMGGRVNTDFVDNAGGVDCSDHEVNIKILLNGLVAAGDLTLKQRNKLLEQMTDEIAMLVLEGNARQCLSLSVSELMAAVKFREDVRFLQHLEKKGTLNRQLEVLPDDEQLAERQAQKKGLTRPELAVLAAYSRLEIKKALLEDDLSDDKYLLNRLAQGFPKQICQQFESSLSSHPLKNEIVACQIANDLVNRLGATFINRISLETGVSLTIAVKATLLSLECLGLESIWLELEANGDKIANQLQLEMMNEIRRSCRKGARWFINHYRNCSDMAALIERYQASVAQVADNLMEQLVDHPSAAEWPESVPQRLSAKVASMPYLYGALDITDIACSSRRKLMMVSDFYLKLGRSSGINQLRQLLNRQGVTNHWQALARTAFRDELDELQRSIGSKIAQDCKASEEVELWLQQKEPLWERWNQLLAELKGTSEVEYTVYPVMLRELTAVVGQL; encoded by the coding sequence ATGGATTCGGTGATTGTTCAAGAGCATAGGGAAAAGCTTAGAGAGTTAATTGAGCAGCGGAACCCTTCAGATCGAAGTAGTTTGCTGGATCGATTTCTCGATCTGAATTACACCTTGAATACCCCGGAAGCTTTTTATCAAAAGCAAGCTGAACAGTCATATGCGGCTTTGCTTGGTTTGTGGCGTTTTGTGCGAAAGCGCGGTACTAATAAAAATAAATCTATGCTTCGAGTGTATAACCCCGACCTGGAGCAACACGGCTGGCAATCTAACCACAGCGTGGTAGAAGTGCTCTCTGATTATCGACCTTTTTTGGTGGATTCAATCAAGATGGCGATTAAGTCATGCGGCCTTGATATCCACTTGATAAATTATCCGTTAATGCAAGCTAAGCGCTCTGTTCGAGGGCAATTGTTAGCATTGGATTCGGCTAATGCCAATGCCAGTGAAGATGAAAGTCTTGAAATGGTGTTGTTTATTGAGGTCGATCGTCAAGAAAGCCAGCTGCTGTTAAATATGTTGGAAGGGGCGATTCGACAAGTGTTATTACATGTTGAAACCAGTGTTAATGACTGGCGACCCATTTGTGATCATGTCCGTCAGTCAATTCGCCAGCTGGCCACAGCCCAATGTAGTGAGTCTCATCGGGAAGAAAGCCGAAGTTTTTTGAGTTGGCTGCTAGATAACCATTTTACATTTTTAGGCTCGATTGATTACCAATGGCAAGGCCGTGGTAAGCAGCGGCAATTAAAAGTAAATGAAACCAGCGGTCTTGGCATATTAAGTGCTGGTTTAAATCCTGATTTAGTTACGTTATGCGAACTGCCCGAATTACCAGTTGCTGATGTTGACAACAAAATAAGGCCGGAAACTGAAACCTTGGTCACTGTGTGTAAGTCAAGTGCATTAAGTAAAATTCATCGCCCGGAGTTTCTAGATTTTCTAGCAGTGCCAATTTTTAATAAATCAGGAAAAGAAATAGGTGAACGCCGATTGCTGGGCTTGTTTACCTCCCAAGCACATCAAACACCGGCTGAGCGAACGCCATTGCTCAGACGAAAAATTGAAGCAATGCTGGCCCGTGCTGGTTGTTCATCTTCTGAGCATTTGGGCCGAAAGTTGCTGAATATTGTTGAAAAAATGCCTTGGGATGAATTGTTCCAAATGAATGATAAGGTGTTATTTCAGCATGCGAGGCAAATTCTATTGCTGCAAGATTGCCCAGCAGCAAAATTGTTAGTGAGAGTCGATCCTTGGCAGCGTTATGTAGTGTGTAGTGTTTATACGCCAAGAGAAAAATATACTACGGAACTACGGAAAAAAATTCAGATCATTCTCCAAAAAGGCTTTCAGGGCGCTGAATGTAGTTTCAGTACCATTCTTACTGATTCAGAACTTGCCCGAACACGATTTGTGGTTCAGTTAAATAATCGACAATTACCTGAATATGATCAGGATAAAATGGAGCGGCAGATTATTGAGTCTGCCAGAGAATGGCGTGATGAATTGCACTCGGCTTTAATTGAATATTCGGGTGAAGAGCTCGGTAATGTTCGCTGGCAACAATTTGCCGAAAGTTTTCCTGTTAGTTACCGAGAGGCTTTTAGCCCAGCAGTCGCTGCCAGTGATGTTGAGCATATTTCTAGTTTGAACGAAGCTCATGGGATCTCTTTGAGTTTTTATCGGCAGCTGGAAGATCCGGCATGTCAGTTTCGCTTAAAGCTGTTCCAAAGTGGCTTGCCGATGACATTATCTGATGTGTTGCCGATTTTAGAAAACCTTGGTTTAAAGGTGATGGATGCGCACCCCTATGCCATTTCGGTTGAAACACTTGAGCAATCTAATTCAAAAGCTAATGTAAAAAATAAAAAGCAGCAAACGCAAGTTTGGATTCATGATTTTGTCTTATCACCAGTCAATGGCGATAAATTTCAGTTGGATAAAGTACAAAAAAGCTTTTGTTCAGCATTTGAAAAAATCTGGCAGGGCCAAGCAGAGAATGATGCATTTAATGCCTTGGTGGTTACTGCAGGGTTAGATTGGCAGCAAATAGCATTGGTTCGCTCTTATGCGCGATATTTACGCCAAATTAACTTTTCATTATCGCAGAGCTATATTCAAGCAGCATTAAATCAATATCCAGCCATGGTCAGTCGGTTAATAGAGATCTTTGAGCTAAGATTTTCGCCTAAAAAACAAAACAATAAAGCGCTTGATCAAAAAATAGATGCCTTTTTGTCAGAACTTGAATCGATTGAAAGTCGAGATGTTGATAGGATTTTCCGTCGCTATCTGGCGCTATTTCAAGCAACTTTGCGCTGTAATTTTTATCGGCCGAAAAATCATTCAGAACGTGCATCATTATCATTTAAATTAGATCCTTCAAAAATACCAGGTATGCCATTACCTCGTCCGATGTTCGAGGTTTTTGTTTATTCGGCGCGAATGGAGGGGTTGCACTTGCGCGGTGGCATGGTTGCGCGGGGCGGTTTGCGTTGGTCTGAGCGGCCTGAAGATTTCCGTACCGAAGTGCTGGGTTTGATGAAAGCTCAGCAGGTAAAAAATAGTGTCATTGTTCCTGCCGGTGCCAAAGGTGGTTTTGTTATTAAAAACAACAGCCTTGCGGGAGCAGAGCTTCGTCAAGAAGTCGAGCAATGTTATAGCGAGTTTATTCGAGGGTTGCTTGATTTAACAGATAATTTAATTGAAGGTGAAGTAGCACCGCCTGAGCATGTGGTGTGCCATGATCAGGATGATTCTTATTTAGTGGTTGCTGCCGATAAAGGTACCGCGACTTTTTCTGATTTAGCGAACCAGATTGCCAGTGAATATCATTTCTGGCTAGGCGATGGCTTTGCATCAGGTGGCTCGGTGGGTTATGACCATAAAAAGATGGGGATTACCGCTAGAGGCGCTTGGGAGTCGGTAAAACGTCACTTTTTGGAAATGGGCGTTAATGTCCAAAAAACACCATTTTCAGTGATAGGTGTTGGTGACATGTCGGGTGATGTTTTTGGTAATGGCATGTTGTTATCCAAAAACATTTGTTTAAAGGCTGCCTTTAATCACCAGCATATTTTTATTGACCCAATGCCAAACGCAGCAAGTACTTTTAAAGAACGCAATCGCTTATTTAAAGCAGCCAGCGGTTGGGGTGAATATGACCAAAGCTTAATATCTGAAGGTGGTGGTATTTGGTCTCGCCAGGCGAAATCGATTGCGGTGCCAGAAATTGTGCGGCAGTGGCTAGGCATTGAACAAAAAAGAGTCGAACCCAATCAGTTGATTCAAGCACTGTTAATGGCAGAAGTTGATTTGCTTTGGAATGGTGGCATTGGCACCTATGTTCGAGCCAGCCACGAATCTGATGCTAAGGTTGGTGATCGAGTCAACGACCTGTTACGTGTTGAAGCAAAAAGCCTGCGCTGCAAAGTCATCGGTGAAGGTGGAAACCTAGGTCTGACTCAAGCAGCGAGAATTGAATTTGCTGAGATGGGGGGACGAGTAAATACCGACTTTGTCGATAATGCCGGTGGCGTTGATTGCTCAGACCATGAAGTCAATATTAAAATTTTATTGAATGGCTTAGTTGCTGCGGGTGATCTGACATTAAAACAGCGTAATAAACTGTTAGAACAAATGACCGATGAAATTGCAATGCTGGTGCTGGAAGGTAATGCGCGCCAGTGTTTGTCACTTAGCGTTAGTGAATTGATGGCGGCGGTTAAGTTTCGGGAAGATGTACGGTTTTTGCAGCATCTGGAAAAAAAAGGCACGTTAAATCGTCAGCTGGAAGTATTGCCTGATGATGAGCAATTAGCAGAGCGACAAGCACAGAAAAAAGGCTTAACTCGGCCAGAATTAGCAGTGTTAGCTGCTTATAGTCGATTAGAAATTAAAAAGGCCTTGCTGGAAGATGATTTATCGGATGATAAATATTTATTAAATCGTTTGGCGCAGGGTTTCCCGAAACAAATTTGTCAGCAATTTGAAAGCTCTTTATCTAGCCACCCACTTAAAAATGAAATTGTTGCCTGCCAGATTGCCAATGACTTGGTGAACCGTTTAGGTGCAACCTTTATTAACAGGATTTCTTTGGAAACTGGTGTTTCATTAACGATTGCGGTTAAAGCAACTTTGCTTAGTCTGGAATGCTTAGGGTTGGAGTCGATCTGGTTAGAGCTAGAAGCTAATGGCGATAAAATTGCTAACCAGTTGCAGCTAGAAATGATGAATGAAATCAGACGGTCGTGCCGAAAGGGCGCGCGTTGGTTTATTAATCATTATCGAAATTGTTCTGATATGGCAGCGCTAATTGAGCGTTACCAAGCATCGGTTGCCCAGGTTGCAGATAATTTAATGGAACAATTGGTAGACCATCCTTCAGCGGCAGAATGGCCAGAATCAGTGCCGCAGCGATTATCAGCCAAAGTAGCCAGCATGCCGTATTTGTACGGTGCTCTGGATATCACTGATATCGCATGTTCTAGCAGAAGAAAGTTAATGATGGTGTCTGATTTTTATCTTAAATTAGGCCGCAGTAGTGGCATTAACCAGTTGCGCCAATTATTAAATCGCCAAGGTGTGACGAATCATTGGCAAGCGTTAGCCAGAACCGCTTTTAGAGATGAACTGGATGAATTACAACGTTCTATCGGTTCTAAAATTGCTCAAGACTGCAAAGCGAGCGAAGAAGTTGAATTGTGGCTGCAACAGAAAGAGCCGCTTTGGGAGCGCTGGAATCAGTTGTTGGCTGAATTAAAAGGTACTTCTGAAGTGGAATATACCGTCTACCCGGTGATGCTGAGAGAGCTGACTGCGGTGGTGGGGCAGTTGTAA